AATTGTAGTAATACGAATGCCATGCTCAGGAGTAAGTTCTTTACGCAGACCTTCAGACAAAGCGATTACTGCCGCCTTAGTAGCTCCATATACAGCACCGCCAGCATACATATTTCTTCCATCTATAGAGGAAATATTAACTATGTGTCCAGCCTGCTGCTCCAGCATGTAGGGGAGGGCTGCGTATACAGTTTTGAGTATGCCTTTAAGGTTAACGTCTACCATCTTCTCCCATTCCTCCAGATGGCGGTTTTTCATGTAAGAGAGAGGCATAATGCCCGCATTGTTAATAAGAAAATCTATTCTGCCAAACTTATTTTTAGCCTGAGTTACCATTTGCTCTACCTGCTCAAGTTGGGTTACGTCAGTCTCTACAATGATAGCTTCCTGCCCTCGTTGCTCTATTTGCTGCTGAAGATCCTGAAGCTTATCTGCGCTGCGTGCTGCCAGTACTACTTTGGCTTCTTCTTCTGCCAGCCGCAGGGCTGTAGCTTTACCAATACCACTGCTGGCGCCTGTAATCAGAGCTACTTTATTATTAATATCCATTATGTTGAAAAAATATGTGGTTAAAAAAAATGCTTTACCACTTTCTAACCCTAGCTGCTGTCACTTGTTTGGATATCACCAGCGCCAGCCCTTTTCAATTTCCCACCCCATAGTAACCATCAACTCCCACCTCTGATTGTCAGGTTTTTCAGTATTAAAAATTTCTAGCTGATTGCTGGTTTGTAGGTAGCGGCTTTCCAGCCTGAGGTAGCTTTGCGGCATAGGGCGATACTCAGCACTTAACGTGAGTCCGTATAGCTCCAGTCCGTTTATACTACTGTCGGCTGTGGGGTATACCCCAGAAATAAAACCTTCAGGATCCTGAAAAATTTCACCTCTGGCAGTGAGAGCATATTGCGGATGAAACTGAAAGCGAAGTGTCGCCAGCGCGTTAAACATTACTGCTGTTGCATTAGAGTTACGCAGTTTCGAGTGAGTCTGTGTGCCAATATCTCCTCCTAAACTGAGGTGCCATAGAGGGGCTGCCTGCCAGTTAGCATACAGATTATGGTAGGTACGGTATTGCTTGGGGCTAAGCCCATCGGCACTTTCGCGACCAAAAAGATTGGTATAGGTAAGGCTGAGCTCATCAGAAAAATAATAGCTGGTGGCTATACCCACAGACTTGGCGTCATTGGCATCCAGAAAGAAGTTGTATCCGCTAACCACCCAAAAAGCAAAGTCAAACTGCTCGCTTCCTTCATAAGCCAGTCGGGCACCACTCTGAAAGAAAGGTTCGTTATAGGTAGCTACAGCGGTAGAGCTGGTATTGTTATTTTTGGGTAGAAAACTTTCAGTTCCGATATGAGTAGCAAAAAAACCGGCATCTAACCACCAATTATCCGCAAGGCGAATACCCATATTGGCTTCCTGTACCGCTCTAAACTCTTCGGACCAGGTAGCTTCGGCAATATCGCCATAGTGAATGATTACATTACCCCTCACCCTGTCTGACTTATAGTGTACTCCCAACTGCGCTATGTTTAGCCCAAAGCGTTTGTCGCGTGGAGATACAGTAGTTACTTGCTGCAACTCATTGGGCGCAAGCTCGTCACTGAAGCTCGCAAAATACACATCTGAATAGGCTGAAATACTGATTTGCTGACTGCTATCCTGCTGGGCATAACTAAATGGACTGATGAAAAGTAGAAAGAGAAGAAAAGCAATGAACCTCTGCATAAGGTTAAAATTTACGAAGAAATAGTTTCGTACTTAACCTTAAGCTTATAAAGTTGTTAGCTTTTTTGTCTTTAGCTTTATACGATACGCATTTATCCTATAGAACGAATATTTAAATTGAACTCGGCGTACTCACCATATACTGAATTTACGTGTATGTCTCCCTGAATTTTTTGAAGACTTTTTTGAGCGATGTACAGCCCAAGTCCTGCACCGGTAGAGGCCGAAGTAGAACGGTAAAAAATTTCAAATATCTTGTCTAGCTGATCCTCTTTTATTCCGATTCCATTGTCTTTAAAAGAAATAGAGACTCCCTCTACTTTGCTGCTTACTTTTATCCAGAGAGTAGGATGTGCCTGATGAGGATTCTGGTAAGCAATAGCATTAGAAATAAGTACTTCAAACACAGTCTTGAGCCTTCTGCTGTCTGAGTAAAATTGAATATTATCAGGGATATCCGTATATATTTTAATGCTTCGGTGCTTCTGGTGGGTACTCAGGTGTTGCAGTGCAGCTTTAATCAACTGATGAAAATCTACCAACCCGGCTTCTACCTGTAGTTTGTCGTTTTTGCTGTACTCTATGATTTCATGGATGGTGGTGTCCATTTTATGTGTACACAGCTTAATCACTTCCAGGGTCTTCGTTCGGGTTTCGTGGCTGCTATTATCCGTTTGGCTATGTTCAAACCCAGAAATTTGCAGCAAGCCCATAATGGTAGAAAGCGGTCCTCTCAGGTTGTGCGAAGCACTGTAAAGAAAGTGGTCAATCTCTTCGTTGGCGTGGTTCAGCTTTTTGTTAAGCATTCGTTCTCGCTGTAGGGCTAACTTAATCTTTCTATCATTCTGTTTACGTTGGGAGATGTCCCAGGCAGTAATCTGCATATAAATAGGCTGGTGGTTTTTGTCAAATTGTGACGCACACTTTAGCTCCATCCATATGTATTTGTTCAGTTTGTGCTTAAGCCTGAGTTCTACGGTAGTATTATGGTTCTTTTCCTGACAGGAAGAGATAAGATGCCTGAGCTTACTTACATCATAAGGGTGTACTAAAGAAAATATGCTTTCGTTTTTTATCTCCTCTTCTTCGTAACCCAAAGCTCTTTTGATAGAGGGGGTAGTATAGAATATGCTGTGGTCTTTTTTGCAGAACAGAATAATGTCGTAGAGGTTCTCTGTGACCAGCCAGAACTTATCTTCAGTTTCACGGAGCTTTTCGTAAACCAGATTGAAAGTGCTGGCCAGTTCTGAAAGTTCATGGTAGAGTCCCATCTTACCAGCAGACCTCATCCTTTGTTTATGAGTTTTTTTAAAGCTGATATTAAAGTCAAGAATGGGCTGTACAATGTTGTAAGGGATTTTCTGTATAGCAAACCCAATAACAAAAACTACAAATGCGGCAATGGTTACAGAGTTAATTTTAGACTGATAGTAAAGGTTCTGAGTCAGTTTGTCTTTCTGCATAATCGCAGAATGGTTCGTGTGTATTATGCTGATACAGCGCTGAAATAAGATATCGTATTGCCACTGAAGCAGACCAAGGTATAAACCCTTACGTTCGTCTGAAGTATAAAATCGCTCAATATTAGTTTCAAAACTACAGTATAGCTTTTCAATTTTATTGTAGTTGTCTAGGGTTTCCTGGCTATACATATTTCCCTCAAGTACCCTAAGGTGTGCTGCGCCTATTTGTCTCTCTTTATGCAATAAATCAAAGAGCCGGTTCTGGTCATACCCGCTACCAAAACTAATCTTGGATAAAATCCTATCCATTTTGGTAATAGAGACAATCAGGGCTTCTGATGCTTTTACTACTTTATAATTTTCTTCCAGCAACTCAGAGGAGCTCTGCCCGACCCGACTGAGATAAAAAGATAGTGTACTTAGAACAATCAGGCACAGAAAAAAAACCAGCAATAGCGCCGAAGTAATCTGATATTTGATACTCATAGTAGGTAGAAGTTCGTACTGTAGATAGTTGTTGCATCGTAAAATCTCTTAATAAATTACAAAGAGAGTGCTAAATTTTAGGGAAATGGTAATAACCCTTATAAATAAAGTGCAAACTGTTGAATATTGAGTGCTGGCGCGGAAAGTAATTTGGAAAAATGACCGAATACAGACTTAAGTAAAATTGGCGGTTTATCAATTTGAGAAGTAATGGCCTGAGTTTTACCGTTTTAGTAGATTAAAGATTTGTCAGTACCACAATTTTTTCCAAATTATAGAACTAATCCAACCTAACTATTCGTGCTATGCTATACTACAGCTCTTTACTGCTGCTGCTTGTTTTTACGTTCTCTCCTTTTGCTTATGCCCAAAGTCCGGACACAACAAATAATCCTAACTCTTTGCTTTTGAAAGATTACAGGCCTGAATCTATCTATAAGGGGGCTCAAACAGAGGTAAATAAAGCTAAGTTCCCCGTAATTGACATGCATACCCACCCATATGTAAAGTCAGAAGTAGAACTTGATGCCTGGGTAAAGACAATGGATGAATTGAATATTGACAAATCAGTTATTCTAACTTATCAGAGTGGAGAGGCATTTGATTCATTATATCGTTTTTTTCAGAAGTATCCGGATCGTTTTATACTTTTTTGTGGCTTTGACTATACAGATTATGATAAGCCTGGTTTTTCTGAAAAAGCCGTGAAAGAGCTGGAACGGTGCTATAAATCCGGGGCCAGAGGAGTAGGTGAGTTAGGAGATAAGGGTAAAGGTTTATTTTACTCCAGACCTACGCGTGCTTATGGTATGCATATAGATGATGCCCGTATGGCTCCCTTGCTAAAAAAATGTGCCGAACTTAATATGCCCGTAAGTGTGCATGTGGCAGATCCAATATGGATGTACCAGCCTATGAATGCCAAAAACGATGGGCTGATGAATGCTTACAGATGGCGCATTAAAGATCAGGAAAATGCGGTAAGCCATACAGGAATGCTCAATATTCTAGAAAATGCCGTAAAAGCCCACCCTTCTACTACTTTTATCGCCTGTCACTTTGCCAATACCTCATATGATTTGTCGTTGCTGGGAGACCTGTTTGATAAGTACCCTAACTTATATGCTGATATTTCGGCTCGCTTTGCAGAAACTGCGGCTATTCCGCGCACTGCGGCTCGTTTTTATACTAAATATGCTAACCGCTTAGTATACGGCTCAGATATGGGAACAGATAAGAAGATGTATAAAACTACCTTTAGAATATTAGAAAGTGAAGATGAGCATTTTTATGATCATAGTATATCCAGTTACCATTGGGCGATGCACGGCTTCGGACTGAGTGAAGAGGTACTTAAACAGGTATATCAGGCCAATGCTCAGATGCTTCTGAAGAAGTAGATCATACTTTTCTAACAAAAAAAGGGTGCAGCCTAAAGCTGACCCCTTGTTATTATTTCTTCAATTTCATTTTCAGGTATATGTATAATTTGCTCGTTTAAAGCTTAGTCATTGACATATCTTAGCAACAAAACAGTACTTGAGATTGCTCCAAACAGCACACTAAGAATAGTGAATGTGTCTACATTGCTTCTGGTGTTTTTAGCCTTCATTGGCTGAACATAAATTACATCATTGGGTTGTAGGAAGTAAAACTTGGAAGACAAGACTTTTGGGTCTTTCAAATCTACCAACACTACTTCTGAGCCAGCGTCGGTTTGACGGATCAGTGTAATATTTTCACGATTACCATATTGGGTAAGGTCGCCTGCCAGTCCCAGACCTTCCAGTATATTCGCCTGGTCATTATATATATAATAGTAGCCGGGCTCGTTAACCTCTCCAAGTACTGTAATCTTAAAGCTGGTTAGCTTAACAATTACTGTAGCAGTATTCAGGTACTCGCTGATATATTTAGAAATTACGCTCTGAGCCTCACCAACTGTGAGTCCACTCACTTTTATCGGACCTACTTCAGGCAAAATAATATTGCCTTCTTCATTGATGGAGTAACCATTAATATAAAAGCTGGCAGGGTTTAAGTTTAAGTTGCCATTTTCCGGATGAATGTTAAAATAAGAGGCGGATTCCTGATCCAGCGTTAAAATTCTAACAGACAATACATCACGAGGTTGCAGGCGATAGTTTTGCCTGGGGTTTAATATCTCTGTAGATACCTCAGTATTGAAGTTCGGGTCAGGAAAGTAAACTACCTTTTTATTTGGAATACAGGATGCTACTACCAATAGCAATAAAAAAATAGTAGGTAAGGATGTTAATTTCACCTGAAACAAATTTAAATGATGTAAGAAAAATCTAATAAAATTATTATTTCAACTACAAATTAAGGTAGGTATTTTACAATAAAAAAATCTATCCCAAAAAATATTGATTCAATTAATAAGGAATTTCTATTCTTTTCAAATTTTTTAAAATAGCGATACTAAAAAAGACAGTTCCGAGATGTAATTAATGTACCGTTTGTACAGTTCAATGTATATTAATAAAAAACTCTATCCATCATTAAGGTGAATAGAGTTTAAGGAGTATACTGTTAAACCCAGCTTGGTAGCTGTATGCTAACTCTTTTTTCTGAGCCAGTGGATGAGTCCGGCACTGAGGGCAGCAGTAACTACTGCTAAAACTGCTGTAGTATTTTTGTGGGTTGTAGTGGCTTCAAGCTCCAGGCTATGGTCTACCGCCTGATGATCAAAAGTGCCATGCGATCCGCGATCTTCAGGAATAGGGTTCCAAAGGTTATGCGCGCGCCCTGGCTCTTCAGCGTTTTCTGTTTGCTGCCCCGAATAGCCTGTTTTTGCCAGCAGGTGATCCAGTAATCCCGGAAAAAGCTTGTTGCCAATGATGGTTTGCGCTGTTGCTGAGCCTACATAGACTGTGCGACGCTTGTGATGAGAAGCATAATAAATGGCTCTTGCGGCAACCTCTGGCTGATAAATTTTTCCCATAGGCTTGCCTTTTTTGGGCAAGCGAGATTTTACCCATCCAAACTGAGTGGTATTCATGGCTGGCAAATGCACCATACTCAGGTTGATATTGCTATGGTCATGTATAAGCTCAGTTCTAAAAGAGTCGAAAAAACCTTGTATTGCATGTTTGGAGGCACAGTAGGCAGACTGTAAAGGAATGCCGCGGTAAGAAAGCGCAGAGCCTACCAGTATTATTGAACCACTGTTTCTCTTTTGCATTCGCTTATAGGCAGCCATCGTTCCGTATACCTGCCCCAAGTAGGTTACATCAGTCACACGTTTGTACTCCTCTGCCTTCATTTCTTTTACTGGGGAAAAAACAGAGTTCATAGCATTGTTTATCCAAATACTGATGGGGCCCAGTTCCTCCTCTATTTTTTGTGCAGCAGCATCTACCTGTTCAAAATCTGCCAGATCTGCCTGAATAGCAAGACCTTTGCCTCCGAGTGCATCTACATCTTTACGAGCTCCTTCCAGCCCTTCTTTTCCTCTGGCAATGAGGCCAACTTTATATCCTTTGCGGGCGTACTCTCTGGCTGTAGCTCTACCTACGCCTCCAGAGGCCCCGGTAATTACAACTACATTGCTTAGGTGTATAATTGACATACGATTAGTTTATATGAAGTATAAAATATTCTTGTACGTGATTTTAAAAAATGTTCTGAGCAGAAGATAGCCCTTAAAATTCTATGCTATGTATAACTTGCCTTCAGGAAGGGATTGTTTTACATATTAACGAAAAGAGCAAAAAAAACCTCATGCTGTTTAAACATGAGGTCTCCAATAAATTCTTTTATAACTACTTCTGCAAACTAACACGAGGAAGTACCGAGCGTATATCTATATAATCCAGATAAGGGCTTAGTTTTTTGCTTTTCTGAAAAGTATGCACATAAAATGTTGGTTTCCAGGGCAGCAGTGTAAGTCTCCATACTTCAATATAGAAGTCCTGAATGGCAAACAATTCTACTCTAAAGCCTAGCGCCTGTCGGCTGGCCAGGTAGATTCCGTAAAGATCTACGATTCCAATCTTCTTATTTAACTTAAGTTTTTTAAAAGCTTTAAACGATGACATGTGCTCAAGGAGTTTCGGTTAAAAAATAGCAACTGCCGGATATTAGAATTGGATAATCCATACACACAGCCCACGAAGAAGCCCCTAATTGTTGTTATTCTTTTATTCCGGTGTATGCATATTATAAAAGCACAAAAGGCATAAAAAGTTATGAAGGGAGAGAAAATATAAGATAAATTAGTTATAAATACTCAATAATAATCTTGCTACTTCTTTAATATGCACTGCAGAAGTAAAAGAGGTATTTCAAGAAAATATTCTATATAAATATTTATATATTTAATTTACTTATTTACATTAAATTCATTACATTTGTTATAGATATTTACTTTTAAACATAAATGCTATGGCCTGGATCGGATTTGTAATTTTAGTAATTACTTGGTGTTTGGAGTTAACACCCACCAAATAATAATTTTAAGAATATATATATTTATAACTAAGGGGCACTAGCCCCTTTTTTTATGTGCTTATTTTATTTTTAATTTTTACGATAGCAGCCTCTCAGCAATGTTACCAAAGGTTGTATTTTGAGAAAATTTCGGATAATATATAAAAGTCAGAGCAACGCCTGCTATTCTAAATAATTAGCATAACTCCATGAGGCTGGATGTAGGATTGCAGTATCTGCTTTTCTTATGCAATACTAACTAATACACAAGCACTTATGAAAAAGACAATCTACTTCTTTACAATCACTTTTATACTTTCTGGTTTTTCTCTGTATGCTCAGCAAAATACCCTAACAAATGAGTAGCTCATCAAATAATATCAGGGATCAAGAATGGCTGATATATCCGGCAGCTTGGATATGTTGGGCCTGATGGATGTAGGTTTGATGGATCCTAAAATCTTCCCTCTCTGGAAAGACATTGAAAACTTTGAACATCAGATGGTAGGTATTGCATTTACGGTACGCTATGTGCCTACCCCTCGTCTTCCTTCACTGGGAGAAGTAAGCCAGGACGAATATAAAAACTATCGCGATCAGTGGTACACTAATATTTCCGGAGAACCATTTACGATATCCGCTCGGGAGATGTTATAGTGATTGATAATGTTGATGACGGCGATACTGCTACTACTGGTTCCAATAATAGTATGATCTGGAAAAATAAAGGTGCCGTAGGTATAGTATCGGCAGGTGGGGTGGGTGATACAGATGAAATAATAAAACAAAAGAGACCCGTATACATGGATTACTTGAAAAAAGGCAGAAGAATACGCCCGGGACGGAGTGAACTGGAATCTTTTAATGAGCCTGTTGTCATTGGCGGTGTGTATATTCGTACGGGAGATGTTATAGTGGCTGATGGAGATGGTGTGATTGTAGTGCTAAGAGAAAAAGCTTTGGAAGTTGCAGGCACGGCACGCGAAGAAAAAAATATAGATATGGAGGCACTTAAAAAACTGTATCAGGAGTTGGGCATCCCGCTAGACTTTACGGTAGAACAACAATAAGCTTACTCATTACATTAAAACCTAATTACTATATACCTTAACATGATAAAAAAACTAATTACCGCGACCGTATGCCTAATATTAATTTTTGCTTTACACACACAAGCGCAGGTAGATACACTTTTGCTCTGGCCTAATGGTGCTCCTGCTGCTTTGGGGGAAGCTGAGCAGGATCAGCCGATGCTGATTCGTTATCCTGCGCCTGAGCATCTTGCCAATGGCGCAGCAGTAGTAGTTTGCCCTGGCGGAGGGTATAATATGTTGGCTATGGACCATGAGGGACATCAGGTTGCACGCTGGCTCAATAGCTTTGGTGTATCTGCTTATATACTAAGCTATCGTTTGGGGCGTAATGGTTACCGGCACCCGGTGCCCATGAATGACGGCAAAAGAGCTATCCGTACTGTAAGGGCCAATGCTGCTGCCTGGGGAGTAGATCCTGAGCGTATAGGTATTTTGGGATTTTCTG
This window of the Porifericola rhodea genome carries:
- a CDS encoding SDR family oxidoreductase gives rise to the protein MDINNKVALITGASSGIGKATALRLAEEEAKVVLAARSADKLQDLQQQIEQRGQEAIIVETDVTQLEQVEQMVTQAKNKFGRIDFLINNAGIMPLSYMKNRHLEEWEKMVDVNLKGILKTVYAALPYMLEQQAGHIVNISSIDGRNMYAGGAVYGATKAAVIALSEGLRKELTPEHGIRITTIEPGTVETNLRESITDQELLDDQDWGEDEPKLMPEDIARAIIYALKSHPRENVNEILIKPSGKA
- a CDS encoding outer membrane beta-barrel protein; its protein translation is MQRFIAFLLFLLFISPFSYAQQDSSQQISISAYSDVYFASFSDELAPNELQQVTTVSPRDKRFGLNIAQLGVHYKSDRVRGNVIIHYGDIAEATWSEEFRAVQEANMGIRLADNWWLDAGFFATHIGTESFLPKNNNTSSTAVATYNEPFFQSGARLAYEGSEQFDFAFWVVSGYNFFLDANDAKSVGIATSYYFSDELSLTYTNLFGRESADGLSPKQYRTYHNLYANWQAAPLWHLSLGGDIGTQTHSKLRNSNATAVMFNALATLRFQFHPQYALTARGEIFQDPEGFISGVYPTADSSINGLELYGLTLSAEYRPMPQSYLRLESRYLQTSNQLEIFNTEKPDNQRWELMVTMGWEIEKGWRW
- a CDS encoding sensor histidine kinase, with translation MSIKYQITSALLLVFFLCLIVLSTLSFYLSRVGQSSSELLEENYKVVKASEALIVSITKMDRILSKISFGSGYDQNRLFDLLHKERQIGAAHLRVLEGNMYSQETLDNYNKIEKLYCSFETNIERFYTSDERKGLYLGLLQWQYDILFQRCISIIHTNHSAIMQKDKLTQNLYYQSKINSVTIAAFVVFVIGFAIQKIPYNIVQPILDFNISFKKTHKQRMRSAGKMGLYHELSELASTFNLVYEKLRETEDKFWLVTENLYDIILFCKKDHSIFYTTPSIKRALGYEEEEIKNESIFSLVHPYDVSKLRHLISSCQEKNHNTTVELRLKHKLNKYIWMELKCASQFDKNHQPIYMQITAWDISQRKQNDRKIKLALQRERMLNKKLNHANEEIDHFLYSASHNLRGPLSTIMGLLQISGFEHSQTDNSSHETRTKTLEVIKLCTHKMDTTIHEIIEYSKNDKLQVEAGLVDFHQLIKAALQHLSTHQKHRSIKIYTDIPDNIQFYSDSRRLKTVFEVLISNAIAYQNPHQAHPTLWIKVSSKVEGVSISFKDNGIGIKEDQLDKIFEIFYRSTSASTGAGLGLYIAQKSLQKIQGDIHVNSVYGEYAEFNLNIRSIG
- a CDS encoding amidohydrolase family protein; this encodes MLYYSSLLLLLVFTFSPFAYAQSPDTTNNPNSLLLKDYRPESIYKGAQTEVNKAKFPVIDMHTHPYVKSEVELDAWVKTMDELNIDKSVILTYQSGEAFDSLYRFFQKYPDRFILFCGFDYTDYDKPGFSEKAVKELERCYKSGARGVGELGDKGKGLFYSRPTRAYGMHIDDARMAPLLKKCAELNMPVSVHVADPIWMYQPMNAKNDGLMNAYRWRIKDQENAVSHTGMLNILENAVKAHPSTTFIACHFANTSYDLSLLGDLFDKYPNLYADISARFAETAAIPRTAARFYTKYANRLVYGSDMGTDKKMYKTTFRILESEDEHFYDHSISSYHWAMHGFGLSEEVLKQVYQANAQMLLKK
- a CDS encoding polysaccharide biosynthesis/export family protein gives rise to the protein MKLTSLPTIFLLLLVVASCIPNKKVVYFPDPNFNTEVSTEILNPRQNYRLQPRDVLSVRILTLDQESASYFNIHPENGNLNLNPASFYINGYSINEEGNIILPEVGPIKVSGLTVGEAQSVISKYISEYLNTATVIVKLTSFKITVLGEVNEPGYYYIYNDQANILEGLGLAGDLTQYGNRENITLIRQTDAGSEVVLVDLKDPKVLSSKFYFLQPNDVIYVQPMKAKNTRSNVDTFTILSVLFGAISSTVLLLRYVND
- a CDS encoding SDR family oxidoreductase is translated as MSIIHLSNVVVITGASGGVGRATAREYARKGYKVGLIARGKEGLEGARKDVDALGGKGLAIQADLADFEQVDAAAQKIEEELGPISIWINNAMNSVFSPVKEMKAEEYKRVTDVTYLGQVYGTMAAYKRMQKRNSGSIILVGSALSYRGIPLQSAYCASKHAIQGFFDSFRTELIHDHSNINLSMVHLPAMNTTQFGWVKSRLPKKGKPMGKIYQPEVAARAIYYASHHKRRTVYVGSATAQTIIGNKLFPGLLDHLLAKTGYSGQQTENAEEPGRAHNLWNPIPEDRGSHGTFDHQAVDHSLELEATTTHKNTTAVLAVVTAALSAGLIHWLRKKS